tgtATGAATAGGGGTCttaataaactaaatttttaAAAACCTACAGCTTATAATTTAgggtaaaaaaacaatattgaaACTGTACACGTTTATTAACTGAACTACCTTTCAAAATTCAAAACGTTAAATATAAGTTAGTAATTTAAATAACCAACGTCTTCAAACAGTTCTGAATTCGAAAAGCAAAATCAAGCGGTCTTCTCCTCAACCTTGTAGCCATCAAGACCAGCGCTGTATTTGGTGATGTGGGTCTTGCCGTCGTCGCCGATGTACGAGGTCTCGCCCTCGGTGATGAGGACATGTCCACCGCTGGGGGAGGGGATCAGGCGGCCTCGCTCGGAGACCACGGTGCCCTCGGC
This genomic window from Cydia splendana chromosome 9, ilCydSple1.2, whole genome shotgun sequence contains:
- the LOC134794048 gene encoding uncharacterized protein LOC134794048, with translation MGVPRSPLEAAAARRALPALQHEEIHDEFGQYALRYVTAEGTVVSERGRLIPSPSGGHVLITEGETSYIGDDGKTHITKYSAGLDGYKVEEKTA